Proteins co-encoded in one Flavivirga eckloniae genomic window:
- a CDS encoding alpha/beta hydrolase family protein — translation MRILEIILLLIVTILPFVKRPLLKIINKKYLLIALATILILHTVIESCRWQLIPAYLLMLVLMWRIISIDQTKTNKLTFLRGLGYIFIIILLIPSWFLPNLLPVFSLPKPTGEYPVGTHSIHLKTNIDEIITKDENDKREFMVKVWYPSSSIVSGKQEPYLDRANRVSFINKYLGGINPNLLNYLDHVDTYVYENVPIVEKNFPVLIFSHGYGSNALGYYSLLTEIASQGYIILNLNHTYESLGSTFPDGREKFFDYEFQANQTVNVLERMKPVKEAFKKELSFEERHAIIREASKGYSVTNMIKRWTTDIIYTIDQLENWNSTGFLKDKLDLNRIGVFGHSRGGGAAGQTAIKDTRIKAAANIDGVQWGEMMDTIYHVPFLYISADWPAEHEDINSHVYKNKSTDYFYESKILTSAHPNFMDIPFMIPIKELAQTGAVDAELGIKITNELVTAFFDRHLKNNYIADPKKISQKYELLEMTIHQGDSIR, via the coding sequence ATGAGAATTCTAGAAATTATATTATTACTAATAGTAACTATTTTACCTTTTGTAAAACGGCCCTTACTTAAAATTATAAACAAAAAATATTTGTTAATTGCTTTAGCCACAATTTTAATTTTACATACAGTTATTGAAAGTTGTCGCTGGCAGCTAATTCCTGCATATCTCTTAATGCTTGTTTTAATGTGGAGGATTATTTCTATTGACCAAACAAAGACTAATAAATTAACCTTTTTAAGAGGTCTTGGCTATATCTTCATTATAATATTACTAATTCCTAGCTGGTTTTTACCGAATTTACTTCCTGTATTTTCACTACCCAAACCCACCGGAGAATACCCTGTAGGAACTCATTCTATCCATCTAAAAACAAATATTGACGAAATTATTACCAAAGACGAAAACGACAAAAGAGAATTTATGGTCAAAGTTTGGTACCCTTCGTCCTCTATTGTTTCCGGAAAACAAGAGCCATATCTAGATCGGGCAAACAGAGTAAGTTTTATAAATAAATATCTAGGAGGTATAAACCCTAATCTATTAAATTATTTAGATCATGTAGATACCTATGTTTATGAAAATGTACCGATCGTTGAAAAAAATTTTCCTGTTTTGATTTTTTCTCACGGGTATGGCTCTAATGCTTTGGGGTATTATTCTCTTTTAACCGAGATTGCCAGTCAGGGCTATATCATTTTAAATTTAAATCATACTTACGAAAGTTTAGGGTCTACATTTCCTGATGGGCGTGAGAAGTTTTTCGATTATGAATTTCAAGCCAACCAAACAGTGAATGTATTGGAACGTATGAAACCTGTAAAAGAAGCTTTTAAAAAAGAGCTCTCTTTTGAAGAGCGACATGCCATTATAAGAGAGGCTTCCAAAGGCTATTCTGTGACTAATATGATAAAAAGATGGACTACAGATATTATTTATACCATAGATCAATTAGAAAATTGGAACAGTACAGGGTTTTTAAAAGATAAGTTAGACCTAAATCGAATAGGTGTTTTTGGGCACTCTCGCGGTGGTGGTGCGGCAGGTCAAACGGCCATAAAAGATACCAGAATAAAAGCCGCGGCTAATATTGATGGCGTACAATGGGGAGAAATGATGGATACTATTTATCATGTTCCATTCCTATATATTTCGGCAGATTGGCCGGCAGAACATGAGGACATAAACTCGCACGTATATAAAAATAAAAGTACTGACTATTTTTATGAAAGTAAAATACTTACTTCGGCACATCCAAATTTCATGGATATACCTTTTATGATACCTATTAAAGAACTTGCACAAACGGGGGCTGTAGATGCCGAATTAGGCATTAAAATTACTAATGAGCTTGTAACAGCTTTCTTTGACAGACATTTAAAAAACAATTATATCGCTGATCCAAAAAAAATAAGTCAAAAGTATGAATTGCTTGAAATGACTATACATCAGGGGGACTCTATTCGTTGA
- a CDS encoding RNA polymerase sigma factor has protein sequence MKNLSYTNEALIDAFKNGDKEVYKYIYLTYYQDLCVYIKGYTNDKQAAEDIVQNVLLKLWENRDEIQIHSSFKGFLYKSVYYSFMDLYRKKKRINEKLESLRYNILNELIEDDNELKEKRLLALRKAIEELPTKCKEIFVLSKFEGLKYKEIADALGISINTVENQVGKAFKILRKKMFENKYLNLFINFFAGGKRV, from the coding sequence TTGAAGAATCTTTCATATACCAACGAGGCACTTATTGATGCTTTTAAGAATGGTGATAAGGAGGTGTATAAATACATATACTTAACTTATTATCAGGATCTGTGCGTATATATTAAAGGTTATACTAATGATAAGCAGGCAGCAGAAGATATTGTGCAAAATGTACTATTAAAGCTATGGGAGAATAGAGATGAAATTCAAATTCATTCTTCTTTTAAAGGTTTTCTCTATAAGTCTGTTTATTACTCTTTTATGGATCTTTACAGGAAAAAGAAAAGAATAAATGAGAAGTTAGAATCTTTGAGATATAATATTTTAAATGAATTGATTGAAGATGATAATGAATTGAAGGAAAAAAGGCTACTGGCTTTAAGAAAGGCAATAGAAGAACTACCTACTAAATGCAAGGAAATATTTGTTTTAAGTAAGTTTGAAGGATTGAAATATAAAGAGATAGCGGATGCTTTAGGTATTTCAATAAATACTGTAGAGAATCAGGTAGGTAAAGCATTTAAGATCTTAAGAAAAAAAATGTTCGAAAATAAATATTTAAATCTTTTTATCAATTTTTTTGCAGGAGGTAAGCGGGTTTAA
- a CDS encoding MotA/TolQ/ExbB proton channel family protein, whose protein sequence is MIDFIKNGGLIFTLPLTLMLLINIVMVARSASFLFANKFSSKKAAKKEIDYIRYLGVFALAFGLFGQIIALYEAFESIENWGNVDSDLLFAGFKVSTITTLYGLGIFILSYLSWLLLKIKLNALNIKTK, encoded by the coding sequence ATGATAGATTTTATCAAAAATGGCGGCCTCATATTTACACTACCACTAACATTAATGTTATTAATAAACATCGTTATGGTAGCAAGAAGCGCTTCTTTTCTTTTTGCTAATAAATTCTCGTCAAAAAAGGCTGCAAAAAAGGAGATTGATTATATAAGATATCTTGGTGTGTTTGCTTTAGCCTTTGGTCTTTTTGGGCAAATTATTGCTCTTTATGAAGCATTCGAATCCATCGAAAATTGGGGTAATGTCGATTCCGATCTTCTCTTTGCAGGATTTAAAGTTTCTACAATCACAACACTTTATGGGCTAGGCATATTTATACTATCCTATCTATCCTGGCTATTATTAAAGATTAAATTAAATGCATTAAACATAAAAACGAAATGA
- a CDS encoding TonB-dependent receptor, with protein MRTIKIIGMTSFFAFFSQIAYCQSKEKISVAFENKGIVEVLIELENISDYQFYFNKDWFPDSLISKSFTNASIEAILSEILEETSINFFMLNNRVILTKNNAIRDNISLFYYDQKGDEVVPLNDEKAPVLQKEYVNASKVKNVEIFHIGKENKRLSQKAFNISGYIKDAKTKRPIESLVVFIQGTSINTVTNNLGYYNMKVPAGFSILETASMEYGKHKKQIVVYGDGTLSFDLFEEIEELEEIVVESDRDRNIKSANVGVTKVDIEGIKNIPLVLGERDVLKVATTMPGVKTAGEGTLGYNVRGGKVDQNLILFDDAVIYNPSHFFGIFSAINPFATGSVDIYKGSIPAEFGGRLSSVIDISTKEANMKAFSGEGNIGPVTGNLMLEAPIVKDKAAVLIGGRATYSDWVLKTISEESIKNSKASFYDGVIKYNHNINDKNSLQATAYYSKDKFSITSDSVFDYSNRLASIKWHHRFNEKNRASVQLATSQYKFNIIYDGIFNRNFDFGYSIDETQLKLKARYRYNKKHKFTYGLSGKSYVIRPGNIYPIGDKSVIESKTVEKEKGFESAVFISDLFEVNEKLLFDLGFRYSFYAALGPGTQKVYASGVPLSSESVIETKQYKNNEVIKTHGGPEFRFSARYFLSPTLSIKGGYNKTIQYSHLLSSNTTASPIDSWKLSDLNIEPQRAEQYSLGVFKNFDSGVYEASLEGYYKKMNNLLDFKVGAELLLNQDIETELLQGEGKAYGIEFLLKKKKGKFNGWLGYSYSRTLVKLDSEFLTNQVNNGDYFSANQDRPHDVSLISNYKLTKRYSFSLNFNYQSGRPITYPVGKYIYNGSEQLIYSDRNKFRVPDYYRLDLGINIEGNHKNAKLAHSFWNISVYNVLGRNNPLSVFFVNENGEVKGYKSSVFAIPVPTITYNFKF; from the coding sequence ATGAGGACAATAAAAATAATTGGAATGACCAGTTTCTTTGCTTTTTTTTCGCAAATAGCCTATTGCCAATCTAAAGAGAAAATTTCTGTTGCTTTTGAAAATAAAGGAATAGTTGAAGTCTTAATTGAATTGGAAAACATTTCCGATTACCAATTCTATTTTAATAAAGATTGGTTTCCCGATTCATTGATTTCAAAATCATTCACTAATGCTAGTATTGAAGCCATTTTAAGTGAGATTTTAGAAGAAACTTCAATTAATTTTTTTATGTTAAACAATCGGGTTATCCTAACTAAGAATAATGCGATTAGAGATAACATATCACTTTTCTATTACGATCAAAAGGGAGATGAGGTCGTCCCCTTGAATGATGAGAAGGCTCCGGTACTGCAAAAAGAGTACGTTAATGCATCTAAAGTTAAAAACGTTGAGATTTTTCATATAGGCAAAGAAAATAAAAGATTATCCCAAAAAGCGTTTAACATATCCGGGTATATTAAAGATGCCAAAACTAAAAGACCCATAGAGAGTTTAGTTGTATTTATTCAGGGAACATCTATTAACACGGTAACCAATAACCTTGGATACTATAATATGAAAGTGCCTGCCGGATTTAGTATTTTGGAAACAGCCTCGATGGAATATGGCAAACATAAAAAGCAAATAGTTGTTTATGGTGATGGTACATTAAGCTTTGATTTATTTGAGGAGATTGAAGAGCTAGAAGAGATAGTGGTTGAATCTGATAGAGATAGGAATATTAAAAGTGCCAACGTTGGTGTAACAAAAGTAGACATTGAAGGTATAAAAAACATACCATTGGTTCTTGGTGAACGAGATGTTTTAAAGGTCGCCACGACAATGCCGGGTGTAAAAACAGCAGGGGAAGGGACTTTAGGTTACAATGTTAGAGGAGGGAAGGTCGATCAAAATTTAATTCTTTTTGATGATGCAGTAATTTATAATCCGTCGCATTTTTTTGGAATATTTTCGGCTATAAATCCTTTTGCAACAGGAAGTGTAGATATTTATAAAGGCAGTATTCCTGCTGAATTTGGCGGACGGTTATCTTCTGTAATAGACATTTCAACAAAAGAGGCAAACATGAAAGCGTTTTCGGGAGAAGGTAATATTGGTCCAGTAACTGGAAATTTAATGCTAGAAGCCCCAATTGTTAAAGATAAAGCGGCAGTTTTAATAGGTGGTAGGGCTACATATTCAGACTGGGTTTTAAAAACAATTTCCGAGGAATCTATAAAAAACAGTAAAGCGTCATTTTATGATGGGGTAATAAAATACAATCATAATATTAATGATAAGAATTCGTTACAAGCAACAGCTTATTACAGTAAGGATAAGTTTAGTATAACTTCAGATTCTGTTTTTGATTATAGTAATAGGTTAGCTTCAATAAAATGGCATCATAGGTTTAATGAAAAAAACAGAGCATCGGTTCAATTAGCAACCAGCCAATATAAATTCAACATAATCTATGATGGCATATTTAATAGAAATTTTGATTTTGGTTATAGCATTGATGAAACTCAATTAAAGCTAAAAGCGAGATACCGGTACAACAAGAAACATAAATTCACTTACGGATTAAGTGGTAAATCATATGTTATCAGACCCGGAAATATTTATCCTATAGGAGATAAATCTGTTATTGAAAGTAAAACTGTAGAAAAAGAAAAGGGATTTGAGTCGGCTGTTTTTATCTCAGATTTATTTGAAGTTAATGAAAAATTACTTTTCGATTTAGGCTTTAGATATTCTTTTTATGCAGCTCTTGGACCAGGAACCCAGAAAGTTTATGCTTCAGGTGTACCGTTGAGTTCAGAATCGGTTATAGAAACGAAACAATATAAAAATAATGAAGTCATAAAAACACATGGCGGTCCGGAATTTAGGTTTTCTGCAAGGTACTTTTTATCGCCTACCCTTTCAATAAAGGGTGGTTATAATAAGACCATTCAATATTCTCACTTATTATCTTCTAATACAACGGCTTCTCCAATCGATTCCTGGAAGTTATCCGATTTAAATATAGAACCTCAAAGAGCAGAACAGTACTCTTTAGGAGTATTTAAAAATTTTGATAGCGGTGTGTATGAGGCTAGTTTAGAAGGCTATTATAAGAAAATGAATAATCTTTTAGATTTTAAAGTGGGTGCCGAATTACTGCTTAATCAGGATATTGAAACAGAGTTGTTGCAGGGAGAAGGAAAAGCCTATGGTATAGAGTTTTTATTGAAAAAGAAAAAAGGAAAGTTTAATGGCTGGCTTGGGTACTCTTATTCAAGAACATTAGTGAAATTGGATAGTGAGTTTTTAACAAATCAAGTAAATAATGGAGATTACTTTTCGGCCAATCAAGATAGGCCCCATGATGTTAGTCTCATATCAAATTATAAATTAACCAAGCGCTATAGTTTTTCTTTAAATTTTAATTATCAATCTGGAAGGCCCATTACATATCCTGTGGGTAAATACATTTATAATGGATCAGAACAATTGATATATAGTGATAGAAACAAGTTTAGAGTACCAGACTATTATCGATTAGATCTCGGAATTAATATTGAAGGAAACCATAAAAACGCAAAGCTTGCTCATAGTTTTTGGAATATTTCTGTTTATAATGTTTTGGGGAGAAATAATCCGTTATCGGTCTTTTTTGTAAATGAGAATGGAGAAGTAAAAGGTTATAAATCGTCTGTTTTTGCAATCCCAGTGCCTACTATAACTTATAATTTTAAATTTTAA
- a CDS encoding LytR/AlgR family response regulator transcription factor: protein MRILLHVLFWIFSSFLIVFFIGKKGSLSFTLAFTGFLLPVVITISYLFNYWLFPQYLFKKQLFKFVLYGLLVVVLSVYLETLIVLWALVNLGNYSFNNMTPASHNIEQLAVALFFVVFLSNLIYLVRRWSVKEKDSETLIQFRSNRETVQLSEKAIDYIESLGDYVKIHSEAKVFTSREKISKLENRLPSNFIRVHRSYLINTSKIESFNNTKIEIQGNKIPISRKYKPEVLEKLKIIK, encoded by the coding sequence ATGCGCATACTTTTACATGTTTTGTTTTGGATATTTAGTAGTTTTCTAATTGTATTCTTTATTGGAAAAAAGGGGAGTTTATCTTTTACACTTGCTTTTACTGGTTTTTTACTTCCAGTAGTTATAACAATTTCTTATCTTTTTAATTATTGGTTGTTTCCGCAATACTTGTTTAAAAAACAACTGTTTAAATTTGTTTTGTACGGATTGCTCGTTGTTGTACTTTCTGTATATCTGGAAACTCTTATTGTTTTATGGGCACTTGTTAATTTAGGTAATTATTCTTTTAATAACATGACTCCTGCAAGTCATAACATTGAGCAATTAGCTGTTGCTTTGTTTTTTGTTGTTTTTCTGAGCAATCTGATTTATCTGGTTAGAAGGTGGTCTGTAAAAGAAAAAGACTCTGAGACATTAATTCAATTTAGATCTAATAGAGAGACTGTACAGCTATCAGAAAAGGCAATTGATTATATTGAAAGCCTAGGGGATTATGTTAAAATACATAGTGAAGCAAAAGTGTTTACCAGCAGAGAAAAGATTAGTAAATTGGAAAATAGATTACCTTCTAACTTTATTAGAGTCCACAGATCATACCTTATAAATACTTCGAAAATTGAGTCTTTTAATAATACAAAAATTGAAATACAAGGAAATAAGATTCCCATTAGTAGAAAATACAAACCTGAGGTTTTAGAAAAACTAAAAATAATCAAGTAA
- a CDS encoding YegP family protein, with protein sequence MAKFEIYKDKRKEFRFRLKAGNGQNILASEGYASKAGCTNGIESVKKNSTDDTRYSRLESKGGSPYFNLKASNGQVIGTSEMYSSTSAMENGIASVKKNASEASVEDLS encoded by the coding sequence ATGGCAAAGTTTGAAATTTATAAAGACAAAAGAAAAGAATTTAGATTTAGATTAAAAGCAGGGAATGGTCAAAATATATTGGCTAGCGAAGGTTATGCATCCAAAGCTGGGTGTACTAATGGCATTGAATCCGTAAAAAAGAATTCAACAGACGATACTAGATATTCTCGATTAGAGTCTAAAGGCGGTAGTCCTTATTTTAACTTAAAAGCTTCAAATGGACAAGTTATAGGAACTAGCGAAATGTACTCATCTACTAGCGCTATGGAGAATGGTATCGCTTCGGTTAAGAAGAATGCTTCAGAAGCCTCTGTAGAGGATTTATCATAG
- a CDS encoding FecR family protein, whose protein sequence is MTKKDMEKIISKYINNEASVSEIDGLSKWLDKKENLKIFKEYLTIHHTLNSDLIFDSLAAYENFSNKDTSTKKARKLFLTPIFKYAAAILIFVSAGYFFLTKDKPVKDNTPIIVNNKIKIGTDKATLTLSEGSSINLEKGKKYTTDNLNSNGEEIIYNSQPATSPKIAYNYLTIPRGGQFSVKLSDGTQIWLNSESQIKYPVAFIKGQTREVELIYGEAYFDVTSSTKHHGAKFKVAHNMQEVEVLGTEFNIKAYQDEVHVYTTLVEGKVGVSNGAETVVLKPKEQSIVGDSKDIETKNIDIYNEISWREGVFSFEGKSLKSIMKVLSRWYDMDVTFNNAELEDVRFIGVLGKEQKIEEILNTITDLGFINSYEINNKKIVLK, encoded by the coding sequence ATGACAAAAAAAGATATGGAGAAAATCATCTCCAAATATATAAATAATGAAGCCTCTGTATCTGAAATAGACGGTTTAAGTAAATGGTTAGATAAAAAAGAAAATCTTAAAATCTTTAAAGAGTATTTAACCATACACCACACATTAAATAGTGACCTGATATTTGATTCTCTAGCTGCTTATGAGAATTTCTCAAATAAAGATACCTCTACCAAGAAAGCAAGAAAATTGTTTTTAACACCTATTTTCAAGTACGCTGCTGCAATTTTAATCTTTGTATCAGCAGGTTACTTTTTCTTAACTAAGGATAAACCCGTTAAAGACAACACTCCTATAATAGTAAACAACAAAATAAAAATAGGTACAGATAAAGCAACTTTAACCTTAAGTGAAGGTTCTTCCATTAATTTAGAAAAAGGCAAAAAATATACTACAGATAATTTAAATAGTAATGGCGAAGAAATAATTTATAATTCGCAACCCGCTACTAGCCCTAAAATAGCATACAATTATTTAACCATACCAAGAGGCGGACAATTTTCTGTAAAGTTATCAGATGGCACCCAAATATGGTTAAACTCAGAATCTCAAATTAAATACCCCGTTGCTTTTATAAAAGGTCAAACCAGAGAAGTAGAATTGATCTACGGTGAAGCCTATTTTGATGTAACATCTAGCACCAAACACCACGGAGCCAAATTTAAAGTAGCACATAACATGCAAGAAGTAGAGGTTTTAGGTACAGAATTCAATATAAAAGCATATCAAGACGAAGTGCATGTTTACACAACATTAGTAGAAGGCAAAGTTGGAGTATCTAATGGGGCAGAAACTGTGGTCTTAAAACCTAAAGAACAATCTATTGTAGGAGATTCAAAAGATATAGAAACAAAAAACATAGACATATACAATGAGATTTCATGGAGAGAAGGAGTCTTTAGTTTTGAGGGTAAATCTTTAAAGTCTATTATGAAAGTTTTATCCAGATGGTATGACATGGATGTTACTTTTAATAACGCCGAACTTGAAGATGTTAGGTTTATTGGCGTATTAGGCAAAGAACAAAAAATAGAAGAAATTTTGAATACTATAACAGACTTGGGATTTATAAATTCTTATGAAATTAACAATAAAAAAATAGTCCTAAAATAA